Proteins found in one Mustela lutreola isolate mMusLut2 chromosome 12, mMusLut2.pri, whole genome shotgun sequence genomic segment:
- the NANS gene encoding sialic acid synthase isoform X2, producing MDWCEDAICRLNNLGQECGADCAKFQKSELEYKFNRKALERPYTSKHSWGKTYGEHKRHLEFSHAQYKELQRYAQEIGIFFTASGMDEMAVEFLHELNVPFFKVGSGDTNNFPYLEKTAKKGRPMVISSGMQSMDTMKQVYQIVKPLNPNFCFLQCTSAYPLAPEDVNLRVIAEYQKLFPDIPIGYSGHETGIAISVAAVALGAKVLERHITLDKTWKGSDHSASLEPAELAELVRSVRLVERAMGSPTKQLLPCEIACNEKLGKSVVAKVKIPEGTVLTLDMLTVKVGEPKGYPPEDIFSLVGKKVLVTVEEDDTIMEEWVENHGKKIKS from the exons ATGGACTGGTGTGAAGATGCCATTTGTCGGCTGAATAATCTTGGGCAG GAGTGTGGGGCCGATTGTGCCAAGTTCCAGAAGAGTGAGTTGGAGTACAAGTTTAATCGGAAAGCCTTGGAGAGGCCCTATACGTCCAAGCATTCCTGGGGGAAGACGTATGGGGAGCACAAGCGCCACCTGGAGTTCAGCCATGCCCAGTACAAGGAGCTGCAGAGATATGCCCAGGAGATCGGCATCTTCTTCACCGCCTCAGGCATGGATGAG ATGGCAGTTGAGTTTCTACATGAGCTGAACGTTCCGTTTTTCAAAGTTGGATCTGGGGACACTAATAATTTTCCTTATCTGGAGAAGACAGCCAAAAAAG GCCGCCCGATGGTGATCTCCAGCGGGATGCAGTCGATGGACACCATGAAGCAAGTCTATCAGATCGTGAAGCCCCTCAACCCCAACTTCTGCTTCCTTCAGTGCACCAGTGCATACCCGCTGGCCCCCGAGGACGTCAACCTGCGCGTCATTGCG gaaTATCAGAAACTCTTCCCTGACATTCCCATAGGGTATTCTGGGCACGAAACGGGCATAGCGATATCTGTGGCTGCGGTGGCTCTGGGTGCCAAGGTGCTGGAGCGTCACATCACTTTGGACAAGACCTGGAAGGGGAGCGACCACTCGGCCTCGCTGGAGCCTGCAGAGCTGGCCGAGCTGGTGCGGTCTGTGCGCCTGGTGGAAAGGGCCATGGGCTCCCCGACCAAGCAGCTGCTGCCCTGTGAGATTGCCTGCAACGAGAAG CTGGGCAAGTCCGTGGTGGCCAAAGTGAAAATTCCAGAAGGCACTGTTCTAACATTGGACATGCTCACGGTAAAGGTGGGTGAGCCCAAAGGCTACCCTCCTGAAGACATCTTTAGTCTGGTGGGCAAGAAAGTCCTGGTCACTGTTGAAGAAGACGACACCATCATGGAAGAATGGGTAGAAAATCATGGCAAAAAAATCAAGTCTTAA